A genomic segment from Calypte anna isolate BGI_N300 unplaced genomic scaffold, bCalAnn1_v1.p scaffold_183_arrow_ctg1, whole genome shotgun sequence encodes:
- the LOC115600255 gene encoding olfactory receptor 14A16-like yields the protein MSNSSSIRQFLLLAFADRRELQLLHFWLFLGIYLAALLGNGLIITTIACDHHLHTPMYFFLLNLSLLDLGSISTTLPKAMANSLWDNTDISYKGCAAQTFFFLFLSAGEFYLLTIMSYDRYVAICKPLHYGTLLGSRACVHMAAAAWGTGFLTALLLTANTFSLPLCQGNTLDQFFCEIPQILKLSCSHSFLREIGVIVVSASLSFGCFVFIVVSYVEIFRAVLRIPSEQGRHKAFSTCLPHLAVVSLFISTGIFAYLKPASISSPSLDLVLSFLYSVVPPAVNPLIYSMRNQELKGALCKLMTGLFS from the coding sequence atgtccaacagcagctccatcaggcagttcctcctcctggcatttgcagacaggcgggagctgcagctcttgcacttctggctcttcctgggcatctacctggctgccctcctgggcaacggcctcatcatcaccaccatcgcctgtgaccaccacctccacacccccatgtacttcttcctcctcaacctctccctcctcgacctgggatccatctccaccactctgcccaaagccatggccaattccctctgggacaacacagacatctcctacaagggatgtgctgcacagaccttcttctttctctttttgagtGCTGGGgagttttatctcctgaccatcatgtcctacgaccgctacgtggccatctgcaaacccctgcactacgggaccctcctgggcagcagagcttgtgtccacatggcagcagctgcctggggcactgggtttctcactgctctgctgctcacagccaatacattttccctgcccctctgccagggcaataccctggaccagttcttctgtgaaatcccccagatcctcaagctctcctgctcacattCCTTCCTCAGGGAAATTGGCGTTATCGTGGTCAGTGCCTCTTTATCATTTGGGTGTTTTGTCTTTATagtggtgtcctatgtggagatcttcagggctgtgctgaggatcccctctgagcagggaaggcacaaagccttttccacgtgcctccctcacctggctgtggtctccctgttcatcagcactGGCATCTTTGCTTACCTGAAGCCcgcctccatctcctccccatccctggacctggtgttgtcatttctgtactcggtggttcctccagcagtgaaccccctcatctacagcatgaggaaccaggagctcaagggtgcTTTGTGTAAACTGATGACAGGATTGTTTTCATAA